The Thioalkalivibrio sulfidiphilus HL-EbGr7 genome includes a window with the following:
- a CDS encoding sarcosine oxidase subunit delta, whose protein sequence is MKLIPCPKVGTRPASEFVYGGLWRPMPDPDSTTDMAWSHYVFHRDGAPGVQREWWCHAPTGMWFVAERDTLKDEFLRTLTVAEAMKDLAHG, encoded by the coding sequence ATGAAACTCATCCCCTGTCCCAAAGTCGGCACCCGCCCCGCGTCCGAGTTCGTCTACGGCGGCCTCTGGCGCCCCATGCCCGACCCGGACAGCACCACGGACATGGCATGGTCCCACTACGTCTTCCATCGCGACGGCGCGCCCGGGGTGCAGCGGGAGTGGTGGTGCCACGCGCCCACGGGCATGTGGTTCGTGGCGGAGCGGGACACCCTGAAGGATGAATTCCTGCGCACCCTGACCGTGGCCGAGGCCATGAAGGACCTGGCCCATGGCTAA